One Pseudomonas sp. HOU2 genomic window carries:
- a CDS encoding molybdopterin cofactor-binding domain-containing protein, which produces MNVRIDPAQEASALALHEPINVSRRRFLAGTAVGALVLGFGLPLGTTRVQAAVAAATAERGTQVPAFLEIRPDNRVRLLCPFMEGGQGTFTAMAQIVGEELDADPSTFLVEAAPPGEAYVVMENGMRITGGSMSVRMSYPVMRRLGALARAMLLQAGAQQLGVPVSELSTEPGKVVHARSGRSLAYGELAEHAMDLPVPDPASVQLRDSSQFRWIGKPVKRVDAYDKSTGKALYSIDLKVDDMLHAAVQHAPRLGMTVGNLRNEEQVKAMKGVHSVHRLPGAVAVVAERWWHAKRAVEAIQVDWQEPTADSQVRSMPADFSSDAWLKRLADDKGPARDDENEGDVAAVLANAKTRIDATYHNQYLNHGQLEPPSALARFNPDGSLEVWLPNQAPDMFRADIAKRTGLDPSRITLHSPLLGGFFGRHFLYDAASPYPQAIELSKAVGRPVKLIWSREEEFLRDVLRPVAAVNFRAALDNDGWPLAIEAISATEGPTEALAGKQGEKLDPTALEGLSGKSYAIPNKRIAQIYAKGPAMLGYWRSVGNSLNDFFYESFLDELADKGGKDPFELRLHLLRDNQRLTTLLQAVGELSGGWKRGPFTAADGSKRARGVAMASPFGTQTAVIAEVSIENGQVKVHDIWQAIDPGSIVNPAIVEAQVNGAVALGLSQTLVEEAVWIDGKPRARNYDLYPILPPSRMARVHVRVVESGEKMGGIGEPPLPAVAPAVANAVATLTGQRVRSLPMSRHTFS; this is translated from the coding sequence ATGAACGTGCGTATCGATCCTGCTCAGGAAGCATCAGCACTGGCGCTGCACGAACCAATCAACGTGTCGCGCAGACGTTTCCTGGCCGGCACCGCTGTCGGCGCACTGGTGCTCGGTTTCGGCCTGCCGCTGGGCACGACTCGCGTGCAAGCCGCAGTGGCGGCAGCAACTGCCGAGCGCGGCACGCAAGTCCCGGCGTTTCTAGAAATCCGCCCGGACAACCGCGTGCGCCTGCTCTGCCCGTTCATGGAAGGCGGACAGGGTACGTTCACCGCGATGGCGCAGATCGTCGGTGAAGAACTGGATGCCGACCCGTCGACATTCCTGGTCGAAGCCGCGCCGCCCGGCGAAGCCTATGTGGTGATGGAAAACGGTATGCGCATCACCGGCGGCAGCATGTCGGTGCGCATGAGTTACCCGGTGATGCGCCGTCTCGGCGCCCTAGCCCGCGCCATGCTGCTGCAGGCCGGTGCGCAGCAACTGGGGGTGCCGGTGAGCGAACTGAGTACCGAACCCGGCAAAGTCGTGCACGCCAGGTCGGGCCGCTCGCTGGCCTACGGCGAACTGGCCGAACACGCCATGGATCTGCCGGTTCCCGATCCGGCCTCGGTGCAACTGCGTGATTCGAGCCAGTTCCGCTGGATCGGCAAACCGGTCAAGCGCGTCGATGCCTATGACAAGTCCACGGGCAAGGCGCTGTACAGCATCGACCTGAAGGTCGACGACATGCTCCACGCCGCCGTTCAGCATGCCCCGCGTTTGGGCATGACCGTGGGCAACTTGCGCAACGAAGAGCAGGTCAAGGCGATGAAAGGCGTGCATTCCGTGCATCGCCTGCCGGGTGCCGTGGCGGTGGTCGCCGAGCGCTGGTGGCACGCCAAACGTGCAGTGGAAGCGATTCAGGTCGACTGGCAGGAACCCACGGCCGACAGCCAGGTACGCTCGATGCCCGCGGATTTTTCCAGCGACGCCTGGCTCAAGCGCCTGGCTGACGACAAAGGCCCGGCCAGGGATGATGAAAATGAGGGCGACGTGGCTGCAGTTCTGGCCAACGCCAAAACCCGGATTGACGCCACTTACCACAACCAGTACCTGAACCACGGCCAGTTGGAGCCGCCGTCGGCGCTGGCCCGATTCAATCCCGACGGTTCGCTGGAGGTCTGGTTGCCGAATCAGGCGCCGGACATGTTCCGAGCGGACATCGCCAAACGCACCGGGCTGGACCCGTCGCGCATCACCTTGCATTCGCCGTTGCTCGGGGGCTTCTTCGGTCGGCATTTCCTCTACGACGCCGCCAGTCCCTACCCGCAGGCGATCGAGTTATCGAAAGCGGTTGGCCGCCCGGTGAAACTGATCTGGAGCCGCGAGGAAGAGTTCCTGCGCGATGTGCTGCGTCCGGTGGCGGCGGTGAATTTCCGCGCCGCGCTGGACAATGACGGCTGGCCGCTGGCAATCGAAGCAATCAGCGCCACCGAAGGCCCGACCGAGGCGCTGGCCGGCAAGCAGGGAGAAAAGCTCGACCCGACGGCGCTTGAAGGCTTGTCGGGCAAGTCCTACGCGATCCCCAACAAGCGAATCGCGCAGATTTACGCCAAAGGCCCGGCAATGCTCGGTTACTGGCGTTCGGTGGGCAATTCGCTCAACGACTTCTTCTATGAATCGTTCCTTGACGAACTGGCCGACAAGGGCGGCAAGGACCCGTTCGAGTTGCGCCTGCATCTGCTGCGTGACAACCAGCGACTGACCACGCTGCTGCAAGCAGTGGGCGAGCTGTCGGGTGGCTGGAAGCGTGGACCGTTTACCGCGGCGGACGGCAGCAAACGTGCGCGAGGCGTGGCGATGGCGTCGCCGTTCGGTACCCAGACGGCGGTGATCGCCGAGGTCTCTATCGAGAACGGCCAAGTCAAGGTGCACGACATCTGGCAGGCAATCGACCCCGGCAGCATCGTCAATCCGGCAATTGTCGAGGCGCAGGTCAATGGCGCAGTGGCACTGGGGCTGTCGCAGACGCTGGTGGAGGAAGCTGTGTGGATTGATGGCAAGCCGCGCGCGCGCAACTACGACTTGTATCCGATCCTGCCACCTTCACGGATGGCCCGGGTCCACGTGCGTGTTGTCGAGAGTGGAGAAAAAATGGGCGGCATCGGTGAACCACCGTTGCCCGCTGTCGCGCCCGCCGTCGCCAATGCGGTGGCAACGCTGACCGGGCAACGGGTGCGCAGCCTGCCCATGAGCCGCCACACCTTCAGTTAA
- a CDS encoding (2Fe-2S)-binding protein, with translation MELRINQKTYQVDADADTPLLWVIRDDLGMTGTKYGCGLAQCGACSVLVDGNVVRSCVTPVAGVVGREVTTIEAIEADDVGKRVVSTWVDLQVAQCGYCQSGQVMAATALLKQNPKPSDAQIEAAMVNLCRCGTYNAIHAAVHELAGKGDA, from the coding sequence ATGGAACTACGAATCAACCAGAAAACCTATCAGGTCGATGCCGACGCCGATACGCCCTTGCTGTGGGTGATCCGCGATGATCTGGGCATGACCGGCACCAAGTACGGCTGTGGACTGGCGCAATGTGGCGCCTGCTCCGTGTTGGTGGACGGCAACGTGGTGCGCTCGTGCGTCACGCCGGTGGCCGGTGTGGTCGGCCGTGAGGTCACCACCATTGAGGCGATCGAGGCCGATGACGTCGGCAAACGCGTGGTCTCGACCTGGGTTGATCTGCAGGTCGCCCAGTGCGGCTACTGCCAGTCCGGCCAGGTGATGGCTGCCACGGCGCTGCTCAAGCAAAACCCAAAACCGAGTGACGCGCAGATCGAGGCGGCGATGGTCAATCTGTGCCGTTGCGGCACGTACAATGCCATTCATGCCGCCGTGCATGAGCTGGCCGGCAAGGGAGACGCCTGA
- a CDS encoding AraC family transcriptional regulator — MIPTPARHESPLALNIDPRVSVPGDFATSVPGLSLFRRDQPAPPSVCMIEPSLILVGRGEKRLWVGGEGYRYDPSRFLVTSLDLPAISEVMLASPEQPCVGLVLKLDVGMLAEILSKGGLPAKRQPSMNTGAGIGNLSCALEGALERLLALLDEPEAIPVLAPLVLREIHYRLLHTDQGARLRQITAVDGQGYRIAKAIDWLKVNYTAALRIDELAARVQMSAPTFHHHFRQLTGMSPLQYQKWLRLNEARRLMLMERLDVSRAAFAVGYESPSQFSREYARLYGTAPSRDIALLRGDPFAAEALGNTAS; from the coding sequence ATGATCCCTACCCCCGCGCGCCACGAATCACCTTTGGCGTTGAACATTGACCCGCGCGTGAGTGTGCCGGGTGACTTCGCCACGTCCGTACCCGGCCTGTCGCTGTTTCGCCGCGATCAGCCGGCGCCACCGAGCGTGTGCATGATCGAGCCGAGCCTGATTCTGGTGGGCCGTGGGGAAAAGCGCTTGTGGGTCGGCGGTGAGGGTTACCGCTACGACCCCTCGCGGTTTCTGGTCACCTCGCTGGATCTGCCCGCCATTTCCGAAGTGATGCTCGCCAGCCCCGAACAGCCCTGTGTCGGGCTGGTGCTGAAACTGGATGTCGGCATGCTCGCCGAGATCCTCAGCAAAGGTGGCTTGCCTGCGAAACGGCAGCCGTCGATGAACACCGGCGCTGGCATTGGCAACCTGTCGTGCGCGCTGGAAGGCGCGCTTGAGCGCCTGCTGGCATTGCTCGACGAGCCTGAGGCGATCCCGGTGCTGGCACCGCTGGTGCTGCGGGAAATCCACTATCGGCTGCTCCATACCGATCAAGGCGCGCGGCTGCGGCAGATCACGGCCGTCGATGGCCAGGGTTATCGCATCGCCAAAGCCATTGACTGGCTCAAGGTCAACTACACCGCAGCGCTGCGCATCGATGAGCTGGCGGCGCGGGTGCAGATGAGCGCACCGACCTTTCACCACCACTTCCGCCAACTCACCGGCATGAGCCCGCTGCAGTACCAGAAATGGCTGCGCTTGAACGAGGCCCGCCGGCTGATGTTGATGGAGCGTCTGGACGTTTCGCGAGCGGCGTTTGCGGTCGGGTATGAAAGTCCCTCGCAGTTCAGCCGCGAATACGCACGCCTGTACGGCACCGCACCCAGTCGTGACATCGCGCTGCTGCGTGGCGACCCCTTCGCCGCAGAAGCACTGGGCAATACGGCCAGTTGA